From the Sphingomonas suaedae genome, one window contains:
- a CDS encoding competence/damage-inducible protein A, whose product MSERIWTAGLVVIGDEILSGRTQDKNVAQIALWLNVQGIRLSEVRVVPDVQERIVAAVNAIRTSYDYCFTTGGIGPTHDDITVDAIAAALGVPVVVHPQARAVLEKHYETRGGLTDARLRMARVPEGADLIVNRMSGAPGIRIGNILILAGVPSITAGMLDALTGTLEGGKPVVSGTIGCWVAESEIADLLRETEKAHEGVAIGSYPFFREGRTGANFVVRATDPALVQACIDDLTRRLEESGRAVMSGGI is encoded by the coding sequence ATGAGCGAACGCATCTGGACAGCAGGACTTGTCGTGATCGGCGACGAGATCCTTTCGGGTCGGACCCAGGACAAGAATGTCGCGCAGATCGCGCTGTGGCTCAACGTCCAGGGCATTCGCCTGTCCGAAGTGCGCGTGGTGCCGGACGTTCAGGAGCGGATCGTCGCAGCGGTGAACGCGATCCGCACCAGCTATGACTATTGCTTCACCACCGGCGGAATCGGGCCGACGCATGACGACATCACCGTCGATGCGATCGCGGCGGCGCTTGGCGTGCCGGTGGTGGTCCACCCCCAGGCGCGCGCGGTGCTGGAGAAACATTATGAGACGCGCGGTGGCCTGACCGACGCGCGGCTGCGGATGGCGCGGGTGCCGGAGGGCGCGGACCTGATCGTCAATCGCATGTCGGGCGCGCCGGGCATTCGCATCGGCAATATCCTGATCCTTGCCGGGGTGCCGTCGATCACTGCGGGGATGCTCGACGCGCTGACCGGCACGCTGGAGGGCGGAAAGCCGGTGGTGAGCGGAACGATCGGCTGCTGGGTCGCGGAAAGCGAGATCGCCGATCTGCTGCGCGAGACCGAAAAGGCGCATGAAGGCGTCGCGATCGGCAGCTACCCCTTTTTCCGCGAAGGGCGTACCGGCGCGAATTTCGTGGTGCGTGCGACCGACCCCGCGCTGGTTCAGGCGTGCATCGACGATCTGACCCGGCGGCTGGAAGAAAGCGGGCGCGCGGTCATGTCGGGCGGGATCTGA
- the map gene encoding type I methionyl aminopeptidase, translating to MTDYVAVTADTNFARDGAIKLYGSDGFAGMRAAGRLAAEILDALVPHVVPGVTTAELDDIVHRMTLDGGAVPATLGYRGYTHSCCISINHVVCHGIPGSKTLKDGDIVNIDVTPLLNGWHGDTSRMYLVGDVPLKARRLVDVTYECLMIGIEHAKPGNTMGDIGHAIQRHAEKHRYGVVRDFCGHGLGRVFHDAPEVVHVGRPGTGPELRPGMFFTIEPMINIGRPDVKLLDDGWTAVTRDRSLSAQFEHSIGITETGCEIFTQSPTGRHNPPYL from the coding sequence ATGACCGACTATGTTGCCGTAACCGCCGACACGAACTTCGCCCGCGACGGGGCGATCAAACTCTACGGGTCCGACGGGTTCGCCGGAATGCGGGCCGCGGGCAGGCTCGCTGCGGAGATTCTCGACGCGCTCGTGCCGCATGTCGTGCCCGGCGTGACCACGGCGGAGCTCGATGACATCGTCCACCGCATGACGCTCGACGGCGGCGCGGTCCCCGCGACGCTGGGCTATCGCGGCTATACGCACAGCTGCTGCATCAGTATCAACCATGTCGTCTGCCACGGCATTCCGGGGTCCAAGACGCTGAAGGATGGTGACATCGTCAATATCGACGTCACGCCCCTGCTCAACGGGTGGCACGGCGACACCAGCCGCATGTATCTCGTCGGCGACGTGCCGCTGAAGGCACGCCGCCTCGTCGACGTCACCTATGAGTGCCTGATGATCGGCATCGAGCACGCAAAGCCCGGCAACACGATGGGCGATATCGGACACGCGATTCAGCGCCATGCCGAAAAGCACCGCTATGGCGTCGTCCGCGACTTCTGCGGCCATGGCCTTGGCCGCGTGTTTCACGACGCGCCCGAAGTCGTCCATGTCGGCCGCCCCGGCACCGGGCCTGAGCTGCGCCCCGGCATGTTCTTCACCATCGAACCGATGATCAACATCGGTCGCCCCGACGTGAAGCTGCTCGACGATGGCTGGACGGCGGTCACGCGCGATCGCTCGCTCTCGGCGCAATTCGAACATTCGATCGGCATTACCGAAACCGGATGCGAGATATTCACCCAGTCGCCCACCGGGCGCCACAACCCGCCGTATCTGTGA
- a CDS encoding NAD(P)/FAD-dependent oxidoreductase, whose product MNYDAIILGAGAAGLMCALTAGQRGRRVLLIDHADQVGKKILISGGGRCNFTNLGIAPDRYLSANPHFAKSALRRYTQHDFIDLVDRHGIAWHEKTLGQLFCDGSAKQIVAMLRDECEAGGVEIALGHAIRDVTHADGSYTVTWGDRSVSAPALVIATGGPSIPKMGATGFAYDLARKFGLKVVEPRPALVPLTLGGDEVLFRELSGVAAPVAARAGKTSFREAALFTHRGLSGPAILQISSYWRHGQPVAIDFLPDRAPGWLTEAKRNAPRTTLRKLLGDALPNRLADTLADQLGLDGELHAAAGKRLAQVERALAAWAFHPNGTEGYAKAEVTIGGISTAELSSQTMEARAVPGLYAIGEAVDVTGWLGGYNFQWAWSSGWAAGMAV is encoded by the coding sequence ATGAACTACGACGCCATCATCCTTGGCGCAGGCGCAGCCGGCCTGATGTGCGCGCTCACCGCCGGCCAGCGCGGCCGCCGCGTGCTGCTGATCGACCATGCCGATCAGGTCGGGAAAAAGATCCTGATCTCCGGCGGCGGCCGCTGCAATTTCACCAATCTCGGCATCGCCCCCGACCGCTACCTCTCCGCCAACCCGCATTTCGCCAAGTCCGCGCTGCGCCGCTACACCCAGCATGATTTCATCGACCTGGTCGACCGGCACGGCATCGCCTGGCACGAAAAGACGCTCGGCCAGCTCTTCTGCGACGGCAGCGCCAAGCAGATCGTCGCGATGCTGCGCGACGAATGCGAAGCGGGCGGCGTCGAAATTGCGCTCGGCCACGCGATCCGCGACGTGACCCACGCCGACGGCAGCTACACCGTCACCTGGGGCGACCGCAGCGTCAGCGCCCCCGCGCTCGTCATCGCCACCGGCGGCCCCTCGATCCCCAAAATGGGCGCGACCGGCTTCGCCTATGACCTCGCCCGCAAGTTCGGCCTCAAGGTGGTCGAACCCCGCCCCGCGCTCGTCCCGCTCACCCTCGGCGGGGACGAGGTGCTGTTCCGCGAACTCTCCGGCGTCGCCGCCCCGGTCGCCGCCCGCGCCGGAAAAACCAGCTTCCGCGAAGCCGCCCTGTTCACCCATCGCGGCCTGTCCGGCCCGGCGATCCTCCAGATCAGCTCCTATTGGCGCCACGGTCAGCCGGTCGCGATCGACTTCCTGCCCGACCGCGCCCCCGGTTGGCTGACCGAGGCGAAGCGCAACGCCCCGCGCACCACCCTGCGCAAGCTGCTCGGCGACGCCCTGCCCAACCGCCTCGCCGACACGCTAGCCGACCAGCTCGGGCTCGACGGCGAACTCCACGCCGCCGCCGGCAAGCGCCTCGCGCAAGTCGAACGCGCTCTCGCCGCCTGGGCCTTCCACCCCAACGGCACCGAAGGCTATGCCAAGGCCGAAGTGACGATCGGCGGCATCAGCACCGCCGAACTCTCCTCCCAGACGATGGAGGCCCGCGCCGTCCCCGGCCTCTACGCGATCGGCGAAGCGGTCGACGTCACCGGCTGGCTCGGCGGCTATAATTTCCAATGGGCCTGGTCGAGCGGCTGGGCTGCTGGGATGGCGGTTTGA
- a CDS encoding ribonuclease R family protein, with translation MPTRQQIIDFITSSDKPAGKREIARAFGLSGQEKIALKALLKDMADEGLVDTAPGRAFHKMGGVPKVTVLRIVEADGDTVWAVPERWEAEGIPVPRLRVRERRGPGGALGVGDRILARTEEAGKGWIAHPMKKLAKGDEAILGVVKEEGGRLYLQGLEKKERASPVISERNGAEPGDLVMADISGRGSRTFAKVTEILGDPFAPRSFSLIAIHKHEIPNVFSEELLAEAERVAKQPLGEGRENLTDLPIVAIDPADARDHDDAVWATPDDDPANKGGWKAIVAIADVSFYVRPGSLLDREARKRGNSVYFPDRVVPMLPEVLSADVCSLKQGVERAALACHMRISADGEIRDWRFSRAVVKLAANIAYEDAQATIDEKPLPFRGGVGGGASPPDDAADALPHPNPFPEGEGLRKILQPLWDCWAALNKARAKREPLDLDLPERRIVLDEKGRILSVAPRERLDAHKLIEDYMIAANVAAAKALEKKKAPVMYRIHEPPSREKLVALKEYLKTLDVEFALGQVIRPKTFNHVIARTKEADFHAEVMTQVLRTQTQAYYGPQNAGHFGLSLGSYAHFTSPIRRYADLVVHRALTEAFKLGPGGELPSDKDMERTGELISKLERRAMEAERDTIDRYVAAYLASHVGEVLEARITGVQNFGFFATVEGIGGDGLVPVRDLGREYFRYDEAAQRLVGEETGEEFALGQRLKLRLAEANPVSGALRFELPDGKGSGSGPGGDGDRRRKGGPPRPLHRRGRPANIRHQGKKR, from the coding sequence ATGCCCACGCGGCAGCAGATCATCGATTTCATCACGTCGTCGGACAAGCCAGCGGGCAAGCGCGAGATTGCGCGCGCATTCGGCCTGTCGGGGCAGGAGAAGATCGCGCTCAAGGCGCTGCTCAAGGATATGGCGGACGAGGGGCTGGTCGATACCGCGCCCGGCCGCGCGTTTCACAAGATGGGCGGCGTGCCCAAGGTGACGGTGCTGCGCATCGTCGAGGCCGATGGCGATACCGTCTGGGCGGTGCCGGAGCGCTGGGAAGCCGAGGGCATTCCCGTGCCGCGGCTGCGCGTGCGCGAGAGGCGCGGGCCGGGTGGCGCGCTGGGTGTCGGCGACCGCATCCTCGCGCGCACCGAAGAGGCGGGGAAGGGCTGGATTGCCCATCCGATGAAGAAGCTCGCCAAGGGCGACGAGGCGATTCTGGGCGTCGTAAAGGAAGAGGGCGGGCGGCTCTATCTCCAGGGGTTGGAGAAGAAGGAGCGCGCAAGCCCCGTCATTTCGGAGCGCAACGGCGCCGAGCCGGGCGATCTGGTGATGGCTGACATCAGCGGCCGGGGATCGCGCACCTTCGCCAAGGTGACGGAGATATTGGGCGATCCGTTCGCGCCGCGCAGCTTTTCGCTGATCGCGATCCACAAGCATGAGATTCCGAACGTGTTTTCGGAGGAATTGCTGGCCGAGGCGGAGCGGGTGGCGAAGCAGCCGCTGGGTGAGGGACGGGAGAACCTGACCGACCTTCCCATCGTCGCGATCGATCCCGCCGATGCGCGCGACCATGACGATGCGGTGTGGGCGACGCCCGACGACGACCCCGCCAACAAGGGCGGGTGGAAGGCGATCGTCGCGATCGCGGACGTCAGCTTCTACGTCCGTCCCGGATCGCTGCTCGACCGCGAGGCGCGCAAGCGGGGGAACAGCGTCTATTTTCCCGACCGCGTGGTGCCGATGCTGCCCGAGGTCCTCTCGGCGGATGTCTGTTCGCTGAAGCAGGGCGTCGAGCGCGCGGCGCTGGCGTGCCATATGCGGATTTCGGCGGATGGCGAGATCCGGGACTGGCGGTTCAGCCGGGCGGTGGTGAAGCTGGCGGCGAATATCGCCTATGAGGATGCGCAGGCGACCATTGATGAAAAGCCCCTCCCCTTCAGGGGAGGGGTTGGGGGTGGGGCCTCACCTCCGGACGACGCGGCTGACGCACTGCCCCACCCCAACCCCTTCCCTGAAGGGGAGGGGCTAAGGAAAATCCTCCAACCCCTATGGGACTGCTGGGCGGCGCTCAACAAGGCGCGGGCGAAGCGCGAGCCGCTTGATCTGGACCTGCCCGAACGGCGGATCGTGCTCGACGAGAAGGGGCGCATCCTGTCGGTCGCACCGCGCGAGCGGCTCGACGCGCACAAACTGATCGAGGATTATATGATCGCGGCGAATGTCGCGGCGGCAAAGGCGCTGGAAAAGAAGAAGGCGCCGGTGATGTACCGCATCCACGAGCCGCCGAGCCGCGAAAAGCTGGTCGCGCTCAAGGAGTATCTCAAGACGCTCGATGTCGAATTCGCGCTGGGGCAGGTGATCCGGCCCAAGACGTTCAACCATGTCATCGCGCGCACCAAGGAGGCGGATTTTCACGCCGAGGTGATGACCCAGGTGCTGCGGACCCAGACGCAAGCCTATTACGGCCCGCAGAATGCCGGGCATTTCGGACTGTCGCTGGGCAGCTACGCGCATTTCACCTCGCCGATCCGCCGCTATGCCGATCTGGTGGTTCACCGCGCGCTGACCGAGGCGTTCAAGCTGGGTCCGGGCGGCGAATTGCCGTCCGACAAGGACATGGAGCGGACCGGCGAACTCATCAGCAAGCTGGAGCGCCGCGCGATGGAGGCGGAGCGCGACACGATCGACCGCTATGTCGCCGCCTATCTCGCCAGCCATGTCGGCGAGGTGCTGGAGGCGCGGATCACCGGCGTGCAGAATTTCGGATTCTTCGCGACGGTTGAGGGGATCGGCGGCGACGGGCTGGTCCCGGTCCGCGATCTGGGCCGCGAATATTTCCGCTATGACGAGGCGGCGCAGCGACTGGTGGGCGAAGAGACCGGGGAAGAATTCGCATTGGGCCAGCGGCTCAAGCTGCGGCTCGCCGAGGCGAACCCGGTGTCCGGCGCGCTGCGCTTCGAACTGCCCGACGGCAAGGGCAGCGGGTCGGGGCCGGGTGGCGATGGCGACCGCCGCCGCAAGGGCGGACCGCCGCGCCCGCTGCACCGGCGCGGGCGACCGGCGAATATCCGCCATCAGGGGAAGAAGCGGTAG
- a CDS encoding carbonic anhydrase: MKVTRRHLFAALAAGSAALASRPLIASEGVKSAITPDAALATLKKGNQAFTMGHAFNYGLNDSQRRAFLAGQRPFATIVCCSDSRAAPEQIFETGVGQLFVVRNAGSTVANPQAMGSIEYSVAHLGVPLVVVLGHTSCGAVKAAIDVADKKAVLPGSLGAMVDPIVPAVHTAQKIAGDLVENSIRENIHHVVHDLRAPGQRLLAEPRRSGKLKIVGAEYHFASGIVEFFDVE, encoded by the coding sequence ATGAAGGTAACCCGTCGCCACCTGTTCGCAGCCCTCGCCGCAGGGAGCGCCGCGCTCGCCAGCCGACCGCTGATCGCGTCCGAAGGCGTCAAATCGGCGATCACCCCCGACGCGGCATTGGCGACGCTCAAAAAGGGGAACCAGGCGTTCACCATGGGCCATGCGTTCAACTACGGCCTGAACGACAGCCAGCGCCGCGCCTTTCTGGCCGGCCAGCGCCCCTTTGCGACGATTGTTTGCTGTTCCGACAGCCGCGCGGCCCCGGAACAGATTTTCGAAACCGGCGTGGGCCAGCTGTTCGTCGTGCGCAATGCGGGGAGCACGGTAGCCAATCCCCAGGCGATGGGCAGCATCGAATATTCGGTCGCCCATCTGGGCGTTCCACTGGTCGTCGTCCTCGGTCACACCTCCTGCGGCGCCGTGAAGGCCGCGATCGACGTGGCGGACAAGAAGGCGGTTCTTCCGGGCAGCCTTGGCGCGATGGTCGATCCGATCGTGCCTGCGGTGCACACCGCGCAAAAGATCGCCGGCGACCTGGTCGAAAATTCGATCCGCGAAAATATCCACCATGTCGTCCACGACCTGCGTGCGCCCGGCCAGCGGTTGCTTGCCGAACCACGCCGGTCCGGCAAGCTCAAGATCGTCGGCGCCGAATATCATTTCGCATCGGGGATCGTCGAGTTTTTCGACGTCGAATAA
- the glpD gene encoding glycerol-3-phosphate dehydrogenase: protein MTYDLLIAGGGINGCAIAREAALLGLKTLLVERDALAAHTSSASSKLIHGGLRYLETYEFRLVREALHERERMLATAPQLIRPMAFVLPHAHAVRPWWMVRAGLYLYDLLGVGSSLPRSRSLGRDDPRLAPLIPDSSGFLYWDAQVDDVALTRANAADAIANGAEVVTGVAVTGARRGHTGWDIALSDGRTVAARAIVNAAGPWVKQLLATLAIPTDSGLRLVKGSHITVPALWEGDHAYILQQPDRRVVFAAPWQGQTMIGTTDVPVAHPDDAGIDAAEIDYLCAAANRYFRQQIAPADVTGTWSGIRALHDDGAGEARAVTRDYHLELDTDGAPILSIFGGKITTARALAEHAMRKLAPALGITARPVTRDRPLP, encoded by the coding sequence GTGACCTATGACCTTCTGATTGCCGGCGGCGGAATCAACGGCTGCGCCATCGCCCGCGAAGCCGCGCTGCTGGGGCTCAAGACGTTGCTCGTCGAACGCGATGCCCTTGCCGCGCACACCTCTTCGGCGTCGAGCAAGCTGATCCATGGCGGACTTCGCTACCTCGAAACCTATGAATTCCGGCTGGTGCGCGAGGCGCTGCACGAGCGCGAGCGGATGCTCGCCACCGCCCCGCAACTGATCCGCCCGATGGCGTTCGTGCTGCCCCACGCGCACGCCGTCCGCCCCTGGTGGATGGTCCGCGCGGGGCTGTATCTCTACGATCTGCTCGGCGTCGGCTCTTCGCTCCCGCGTTCACGGTCGCTAGGCCGCGATGATCCACGCCTCGCCCCGCTGATCCCCGACAGCAGCGGCTTCCTCTATTGGGACGCGCAGGTCGATGACGTCGCGCTGACCCGCGCCAACGCCGCCGACGCTATCGCCAACGGCGCGGAGGTCGTCACCGGAGTCGCGGTCACCGGCGCGCGGCGTGGCCACACCGGCTGGGACATCGCGCTGTCCGACGGGCGCACCGTCGCTGCACGCGCGATCGTCAACGCTGCCGGGCCGTGGGTGAAGCAACTGCTCGCGACCCTCGCCATCCCGACCGACAGCGGCCTGCGGCTGGTCAAGGGCAGCCACATCACCGTCCCCGCTTTGTGGGAGGGCGATCACGCCTATATCCTGCAACAGCCCGACCGCCGCGTCGTTTTCGCCGCGCCGTGGCAGGGGCAGACGATGATCGGCACCACCGATGTCCCGGTCGCTCATCCCGATGACGCGGGGATCGATGCAGCGGAAATCGACTATCTCTGCGCCGCCGCAAATCGCTACTTCAGACAGCAGATCGCCCCTGCGGACGTCACCGGCACCTGGTCCGGCATCCGCGCGCTGCATGACGACGGCGCGGGCGAGGCGCGCGCCGTGACGCGCGACTACCACCTCGAACTCGACACCGACGGCGCCCCGATCCTCTCGATCTTCGGCGGCAAGATCACCACCGCCCGCGCGCTCGCCGAACATGCGATGAGGAAGCTCGCGCCCGCACTCGGCATCACCGCCCGGCCAGTCACCCGCGATCGCCCGCTGCCTTGA
- a CDS encoding DUF885 domain-containing protein, with the protein MRLAPLILASLLAGVSIPALSAQQQPAPAALPGEGAEDAKLKALFHASDEASLKRNPIMALFRGDQRYADQLGTYYTDAYIAAEKAANEADLAALRKIDRAKLTPVNKIAYDVFEADQLRALKGYRPEILAVSKYLPMDHFTGFQSFYPDFASGQGAAPFKTVADYENNLKRNAQYAAMYDRVIGLFREGMQRRIVQPKLVVTNMIGQFDNLIAQGVEESVFYGPVQKFPDGIAEADQVRLKAAYAAQIRDVILPAHKKIRDFLASEYLPAARDTVGTSDLPGGAALYAYAIESNTTLPLTADYVHNLGLSEVKRITAGMEAQKEKVGFKGSLQEFFTHLRTDKRFQPASADALREEYEAIGKRVDARVREQFSLIPKTPLEIRPVPAYREKTDAAGSYMQGTPDGSRPGVFYFNTYDLPTRYTWGAETLYLHEGVPGHHFQISLAQENAALPAFMRFGGNTAYVEGWALYAETLWPELGMETDPYQRMGGLTDEMLRAMRLVVDSGLHAKGWSRDQAIDYMVTNSPMSQTDATAEVERYIAMPGQALAYKIGQLTILKAKAKAKAALGAKFDPRGFHAAVLDTGALPMPVLEKKIDDWVAGVK; encoded by the coding sequence ATGCGCCTCGCCCCCCTGATCCTCGCCAGCCTGCTCGCGGGGGTCAGCATCCCCGCGCTCTCCGCGCAGCAACAGCCTGCTCCCGCTGCTCTTCCCGGTGAAGGGGCGGAGGACGCGAAACTGAAGGCGCTGTTCCATGCAAGCGACGAAGCGTCGCTCAAGCGCAACCCGATCATGGCGCTGTTTCGCGGCGACCAGCGCTATGCCGACCAGCTCGGTACCTATTATACCGACGCCTATATCGCGGCGGAAAAGGCGGCGAACGAGGCGGATCTGGCGGCGCTGCGCAAGATCGACCGGGCCAAGCTGACCCCGGTCAACAAGATTGCCTATGACGTGTTCGAGGCGGATCAGTTGCGCGCGCTCAAGGGCTATCGTCCGGAAATCCTGGCGGTGTCCAAATATCTTCCGATGGACCATTTCACCGGCTTCCAGTCCTTTTACCCTGACTTCGCATCGGGGCAGGGCGCGGCGCCGTTCAAGACGGTTGCTGACTATGAGAACAACCTCAAGCGCAACGCTCAATATGCCGCGATGTATGATCGGGTGATCGGCCTGTTCCGTGAGGGGATGCAGCGCAGGATCGTCCAGCCCAAACTGGTCGTCACCAACATGATCGGCCAGTTCGACAATCTGATCGCGCAGGGGGTGGAGGAGTCCGTTTTCTATGGCCCGGTGCAGAAATTCCCCGATGGCATTGCGGAAGCCGATCAGGTGCGGCTCAAGGCCGCCTATGCCGCGCAGATCCGTGACGTGATCCTGCCCGCGCACAAGAAAATCCGCGATTTCCTGGCAAGCGAATATCTCCCCGCCGCGCGCGATACGGTGGGTACGTCGGACCTGCCCGGCGGCGCTGCGCTCTATGCCTATGCGATCGAGAGCAACACAACGCTGCCGCTGACGGCGGACTATGTCCACAATCTCGGCCTGTCGGAGGTGAAGCGGATCACCGCCGGGATGGAGGCGCAGAAGGAGAAGGTGGGGTTCAAGGGCAGCCTGCAGGAATTCTTCACCCATCTGCGTACCGACAAACGCTTCCAGCCCGCCAGCGCCGACGCGCTGCGGGAGGAATATGAGGCGATCGGCAAGCGTGTGGACGCGCGGGTGCGCGAGCAATTCTCGCTGATCCCCAAGACCCCGCTCGAAATCCGCCCGGTCCCCGCCTATCGCGAAAAGACCGATGCGGCGGGCAGCTATATGCAGGGCACGCCCGATGGATCGCGGCCCGGTGTCTTCTATTTCAACACCTATGATCTGCCGACCCGCTATACCTGGGGCGCCGAGACGCTGTACCTGCACGAGGGGGTGCCGGGGCATCATTTCCAGATCAGCCTGGCGCAGGAGAATGCCGCGCTTCCGGCCTTCATGCGCTTTGGCGGGAACACTGCCTATGTCGAGGGATGGGCGCTGTACGCCGAAACGCTGTGGCCCGAACTGGGGATGGAGACCGACCCCTATCAGCGCATGGGTGGCCTGACCGACGAGATGCTGCGCGCGATGCGGCTGGTGGTCGATAGCGGGCTGCACGCCAAGGGATGGAGCCGCGACCAGGCGATCGACTATATGGTCACCAACTCGCCAATGTCGCAGACCGACGCGACCGCCGAGGTCGAACGCTATATCGCGATGCCGGGGCAGGCGCTGGCCTACAAGATCGGACAGCTGACGATCCTGAAAGCCAAGGCGAAGGCGAAAGCGGCGCTGGGCGCAAAGTTCGACCCGCGCGGGTTCCATGCGGCGGTACTCGACACCGGCGCGTTGCCGATGCCGGTGCTGGAGAAGAAGATCGACGATTGGGTGGCGGGAGTGAAGTAG
- a CDS encoding P-II family nitrogen regulator yields the protein MKKIEAIIKPFKLDEVKEALHDVGVSGITVTEAKGFGRQKGHTELYRGAEYVVDFLPKVKLEVVVEDALAERVVEAIAAAAQTGRIGDGKIFVTTIETALRIRTGERDDNAI from the coding sequence GTGAAAAAGATCGAAGCCATCATCAAGCCGTTCAAGCTGGATGAGGTGAAGGAGGCGCTTCACGACGTGGGCGTCTCGGGAATCACCGTGACCGAGGCCAAGGGATTCGGCCGTCAGAAGGGGCATACCGAACTGTATCGCGGCGCCGAATATGTCGTCGATTTCCTGCCCAAGGTGAAGCTCGAAGTGGTCGTCGAGGATGCACTGGCCGAACGGGTGGTCGAGGCGATCGCCGCCGCCGCGCAGACCGGCCGGATCGGCGACGGCAAGATTTTCGTCACGACGATCGAAACCGCGCTGCGCAT